A window of Castanea sativa cultivar Marrone di Chiusa Pesio chromosome 1, ASM4071231v1 contains these coding sequences:
- the LOC142611753 gene encoding monosaccharide-sensing protein 2-like, giving the protein MKGAVLVAVAAAIGNFLQGWDNATIAGAIVYITDDLDLQTTVEGLVVAMSLIGATVITTFSGPVSDWLGRRPMLIISSVLYFISGLVMLWSPNVYVLLLARLLDGFGIGLAVTLAPVYISETAPPEIRGQLNTLPQFTGSGGMFLSYCMVFGMSLTTSPSWRMMLGILSIPSFLYFVLAVFYLPESPRWLVSKGKMTQAEKVLQRLRGREDVSGEMALLVEGLGLGGETSIEEYIIGPADELADGQEPTADKDTIRLYGPEEGLQWDAKPVTGQSSLGLASRQGSMVNQSVPLMDPLVTLFGSVHENLPESGSTRSMLFPNFGSMFSTAEPPVKTDRWDEESQHREGEDYMSEAAGEDSDDNLHSPLISRQTTSLEKDMVPPTSHGSVLSMRRHSSLMQGTGETVSSTGIGGGWQLAWQWTEREGEDGKKEGGFKRIYLHQEGGPGTRRGSLVSLAGGDVPAEGEYIQAAALVSQPALYTKELMEQHPVGPAMVHPAETASKGPIWAALLQPGVKRALFVGIGIQLLQQFSGINGVLYYTPQILEDAGVEVLLADLGLSSESASFLISAVTTLLMLPCIVLGMRLMDTAGRRKLLLTTIPVLVVSLIILVFSQLVTISTVVNAALSTACVVIYFCVFVTAYGPIPNILCSEIFPTRVRGLCIAICALVYWISDIIVTYTLPVLLEVAGLGGIFGIYAVVCVISWIFIYLKVPETKGMPLEVITEMFAVGASQAAAAKSK; this is encoded by the exons ATGAAGGGAGCTGTGCTAGTGGCTGTAGCTGCTGCAATTGGTAACTTTTTGCAAGGATGGGATAATGCTACAATTGCTG GGGCTATTGTTTACATAACGGACGACCTTGATTTGCAAACTACCGTAGAAGGGCTTGTGGTGGCTATGTCACTCATTGGAGCCACAGTTATTACAACATTCTCAGGACCTGTATCTGATTGGCTTGGTCGGCGTCCAATGCTTATAATCTCATCAGTGCTCTACTTTATAAGTGGTTTGGTAATGTTGTGGTCACCCAACGTCTATGTCCTATTATTAGCAAGGCTTTTAGATGGATTTGGAATTGGTCTTGCAGTTACTCTTGCCCCGGTGTATATATCTGAGACTGCCCCACCAGAGATAAGGGGTCAGTTAAATACTCTTCCACAATTCACAGGTTCAGGTGGTATGTTTTTATCATATTGTATGGTTTTTGGGATGTCACTGACGACCTCACCCAGCTGGAGGATGATGCTTGGAATTCTTTCCATTCCCTCTTTCCTATATTTTGTACTAGCAGTATTTTACTTGCCTGAATCTCCTCGGTGGCTTGTGAGTAAAGGAAAGATGACTCAGGCGGAAAAGGTTCTCCAGAGATTGCGTGGCAGAGAAGATGTTTCAG GTGAGATGGCTTTGCTGGTTGAAGGTCTTGGACTTGGGGGCGAAACATCTATAGAAGAATACATAATAGGCCCTGCTGATGAACTTGCTGATGGTCAGGAGCCAACTGCTGATAAAGACACAATCAGATTATACGGACCTGAAGAAGGCCTCCAATGGGATGCCAAACCTGTCACTGGACAGAGTTCACTTGGCCTTGCCTCCCGCCAGGGAAGCATGGTGAACCAAAGTGTGCCACTCATGGACCCTCTTGTGACTCTGTTTGGTAGTGTCCATGAAAATCTCCCTGAGTCAGGAAGTACGCGTAGCATGCTTTTTCCTAATTTTGGCAGCATGTTCAGCACTGCAGAGCCACCAGTTAAAACTGATCGCTGGGATGAAGAGAGCCAGCATAGAGAAGGTGAGGATTACATGTCAGAGGCTGCTGGGGAAGACTCTGATGACAATCTACATAGTCCGTTGATCTCTCGTCAAACAACCAGCTTGGAAAAGGACATGGTCCCCCCTACTTCCCATGGCAGTGTACTGAGCATGAGGCGCCACAGCAGTCTTATGCAAGGAACAGGGGAAACAGTTAGTAGTACAGGTATTGGTGGTGGCTGGCAGTTGGCATGGCAATGGACTGAGAGAGAAGGTGAGGATGGAAAGAAGGAAGGAGGATTTAAAAGGATTTATTTGCATCAGGAGGGAGGTCCTGGAACCCGACGTGGGTCCCTTGTTTCACTTGCTGGCGGAGATGTTCCAGCAGAAGGCGAGTATATCCAGGCTGCTGCTCTAGTAAGCCAGCCTGCTCTTTATACCAAGGAGCTTATGGAGCAGCATCCAGTTGGACCAGCAATGGTCCACCCAGCTGAAACTGCTTCAAAAGGACCAATTTGGGCTGCTCTTCTTCAACCAGGGGTTAAGCGTGCATTGTTTGTCGGAATTGGAATTCAGTTACTTCAGCAG TTTTCTGGAATAAATGGGGTTCTCTACTACACTCCTCAAATTCTAGAAGATGCAGGTGTTGAAGTACTTCTTGCAGACTTGGGCCTTAGTTCAGAGTCTGCATCATTCCTTATTAGTGCAGTCACAACCTTGTTGATGCTTCCTTGTATTGTTTTAGGCATGAGGCTCATGGATACTGCTGGCAGAAG GAAGCTATTGCTCACTACAATTCCAGTGCTGGTAGTGTCACTTATCATTCTAGTATTTTCCCAACTTGTCACAATAAGCACTGTTGTTAATGCAGCACTCTCAACCGCTTGTGTTGTGATCTATTTCTGCGTCTTTGTCACGGCCTATGGGCCAATTCCTAATATACTCTGCTCTGAGATCTTCCCTACAAGAGTCCGAGGCCTCTGCATTGCCATTTGTGCCCTGGTGTACTGGATTTCAGACATCATAGTCACTTACACATTGCCAGTACTGCTTGAAGTTGCAGGCCTTGGTGGTATCTTTGGCATTTACGCTGTTGTGTGTGTCATCTCCTGGATATTCATCTATTTAAAGGTTCCAGAAACAAAAGGCATGCCCCTCGAGGTCATTACTGAGATGTTTGCTGTTGGTGCTAGCCAAGCTGCTGCTGCGAAGAGCAAGTGA